A window of Pseudomonadota bacterium contains these coding sequences:
- the mreD gene encoding rod shape-determining protein MreD, translating into MRSALLIALGFLLLVLESSLATLVPVHAVAPNLLLPLAIYLGVTHEIPLVRGAGTSFVLGYLLDTFCGNTMGLHTFVLSATFMVARGAGLRLFLRGPAFQIVSTFVVALAAFGTILALRAIFEANAIPTSVWDEPVGVSGGLEVTARLLLVPALVTALVSPPLFAVVRRIEAIGVRRSEQRNSIL; encoded by the coding sequence ATGCGCAGCGCGCTGCTAATAGCCCTCGGCTTCCTGCTGCTGGTGCTCGAGTCGTCGCTGGCGACACTTGTTCCCGTCCATGCGGTCGCGCCGAACCTGCTGCTTCCGCTGGCGATCTACCTGGGCGTAACGCACGAGATCCCGCTCGTCCGCGGTGCCGGCACCTCGTTCGTCCTCGGCTACCTGCTCGACACTTTTTGCGGCAACACGATGGGGCTGCACACCTTTGTACTGTCGGCGACCTTCATGGTAGCCAGGGGCGCGGGCCTCAGGCTGTTCTTGCGAGGCCCGGCGTTTCAAATCGTCTCGACTTTCGTGGTGGCTCTGGCGGCCTTCGGGACCATCTTGGCGCTGAGGGCAATCTTCGAGGCCAACGCGATCCCGACCTCGGTCTGGGACGAGCCGGTCGGCGTTTCCGGCGGCCTCGAGGTTACCGCACGGCTTCTCCTGGTCCCCGCGCTCGTGACTGCGCTGGTATCACCGCCGCTGTTCGCGGTGGTGCGGCGCATCGAGGCCATCGGCGTACGGCGGTCTGAGCAAAGGAACTCGATCCTGTGA